Genomic DNA from Setaria italica strain Yugu1 chromosome V, Setaria_italica_v2.0, whole genome shotgun sequence:
GCATCCCATCTTCTCCAAGGACGGCGCGGGATGAGGGCGGCAGCCCGTCTTCTACTAGGGTGCGAGGGACGAGGGTGACGACGCTCCGAGGGCTACATGAGGATAGAGATGGCTCGGGCCGATATCAAGTCGAGGTCAAAGCTTGGGAAGCAGTCACGATCAGATTCTTTATTTGTAgtgtaagggggtgtttggatctttaggacctcctaaaatttatgtcacatcgaatatggatctttaggacctcctaaaatttatatcacatcgaatattcggaggctaattaggaggactaaatatgagctaattataactaattacacagatggaggctaattcacgagacgaatctattaagcctaattaatccatcattagcacatggttactgtagcatcacattgtcaaatcatgaactaattagacttaatagattcgtctcgcaaattagtctccatctgtgaaattggttttgtaattaatctatatttaatactcctaattagtatataaacattcgatgtgacagaaattttaggagcgactaaagaaacaaacaccccctaaatagaGTTTTTGAGACTTTTTGATTATGGGAAAAAGGATCCTGTTTGGGGAGCTGTAGGCTCTTGGAGCTTCCAATTAAGCAAAAGCTCTCGAAACAGGGCCTTCGCTACAGTGCCCGTGGCGTCTTCTCCATGCTTCCAGTGACACTTCGCGGTACCTTCACCCGCCGGTATCCGGACGCTCGCTCCCTCCACGATTTAAGAGAGACCCATCGGCTCATGTCTCTTGTACCCGGACGCTGGTGGTGCGGTAGTAACCTTTGTTGGAGGAAGGCGAAGATGCTGGAGAAGCTGTGGGACGACGTGGTGGCCGGGCCTCACCCGGAGACGGGGCTCGAGAAGCTCCGCAAGGCCGCCAACCCCCGCCCGATCGTCATCGACAAAGGTAGCGCGGTTTTCTACCACTAGTTGTTATGGTAGCAGTTTGGAACAAAACTTAATCAAGATATATGAAGCACCAATGCAAACTGATCTGATGTCTAACGACGGACTCTCTCAACTACTACAGATCTGCTTAAAAGTAGGCTCATGAAATCATGATCTGCTTAATTTGTTAATACTTTCTCGAGGACCAAAAATGGtttaaaagaaaaactaatTGACGGAACATCCTAGACATGTTAAGCTGTACACGTATGATGATGATCTTGCGTTAAGAACTAACCCCTAAAAAAAACTTTGTTCTCAAGATGCCGTTGCTGCTGCCGGGAGCTACAAGCGGACGCAGTCGATGCCGTCGACCCCGACGACGCCGgggacgccgtcgtcgtcgacgacgccgCGCGGCGGCAACAACGTGTGGCGCAGCGTGTTCCACCCCGGGAGCAACCTGGCCACCAAGAGCATGGGCGCCAAC
This window encodes:
- the LOC101781763 gene encoding dormancy-associated protein 1, with the protein product MSLVPGRWWCGSNLCWRKAKMLEKLWDDVVAGPHPETGLEKLRKAANPRPIVIDKDAVAAAGSYKRTQSMPSTPTTPGTPSSSTTPRGGNNVWRSVFHPGSNLATKSMGANLFDRPQPNSPTVYDWLYSDETRSNHR